In Rutidosis leptorrhynchoides isolate AG116_Rl617_1_P2 chromosome 2, CSIRO_AGI_Rlap_v1, whole genome shotgun sequence, one genomic interval encodes:
- the LOC139888047 gene encoding uncharacterized protein, giving the protein MAPSVLKNHSTLKSTKRRNRKITHSEANMIHSLQAGQRRKAEALEDWKHELIAFPSMFNTNPSDAPVVIEARIANCIVGEIYTHTGAGAGIMYEHLFEQLPERVKEKLKDTFVPLASFANDSSWSEGSIVSEVVLGKTPIKRTAHIKFLVVNANSQYNVILGRSVMMTFGAVTSTVHGMMKFPTLAGIATLYAKRRRAIECMQINRTAVNPIIHEDGSVSPNPEFPDQKVIIGNTIAKEIKEKLYKILATNLDVFAWQDSDMTGVPRHVVEHRLGVNPNIPPVCQKKRGMALDRTKFLREEVKKLVDAGILREVKYQTWVANPVMVRKPDNS; this is encoded by the coding sequence ATGGCGCCATCCGTTCTAAAGAATCACTCAACTCTTAAGAGCACCAAAAGGCGTAATCGTAAGATAACACATAGTGAAGCAAACATGATACACTCATTGCAAGCTGGACAACGAAGGAAAGCAGAAGCATTAGAAGATTGGAAACATGAATTGATTGCTTTTCCTTCCATGTTTAATACTAATCCATCTGATGCTCCTGTAGTGATTGAAGCCCGAATAGCAAATTGCATTGTTGGGGAAATATATACTCATACAGGGGCAGGGGCAGGTATCATGTATGAGCATTTATTTGAACAATTACCAGAAAGAGTTAAGGAGAAATTGAAAGACACGTTTGTTCCCTTAGCAAGTTTTGCTAATGATTCGTCATGGTCAGAAGGAAGCATAGTGTCAGAAGTAGTCTTGGGAAAAACACCAATCAAACGAACAGCTCATATCAAGTTTTTAGTTGTCAATGCAAATTCACAGTATAATGTCATTTTAGGTAGATCAGTTATGATGACATTTGGAGCTGTGACGTCAACGGTGCACGGAATGATGAAATTTCCCACATTGGCTGGCATCGCCACGCTATACGCTAAAAGGAGAAGAGCAATAGAATGTATGCAAATAAATAGAACAGCTGTTAACCCAATTATACATGAAGATGGCTCAGTATCGCCAAATCCAGAATTTCCAGATCAGAAAGTTATCATTGGAAACACAATAGCAAAAGAAATAAAGGAAAAACTTTACAAAATCTTAGCAACCAATTTAGATGTTTTTGCATGGCAAGATTCTGATATGACTGGAGTACCACGTCATGTAGTTGAACATAGGCTTGGTGTGAATCCTAATATCCCACCAGTATGTCAAAAGAAAAGAGGCATGGCTCTAGATCGAACAAAATTTCTCAGGGAAGAAGTTAAAAAATTGGTAGATGCTGGGATATTAAGGGAAGTGAAATACCAGACGTGGGTAGCAAATCCAGTTATGGTTAGAAAACCAGATAATTCATAG